The following are encoded together in the Monodelphis domestica isolate mMonDom1 chromosome 5, mMonDom1.pri, whole genome shotgun sequence genome:
- the BMI1 gene encoding polycomb complex protein BMI-1 isoform X2 — protein sequence MHRTTRIKITELNPHLMCVLCGGYFIDATTIIECLHSFCKTCIVRYLETSKYCPICDVQVHKTRPLLNIRSDKTLQDIVYKLVPGLFKNEMKRRRDFYAAHPSADAANGSNEDRGEVADEDKRIITDDEIISLSIEFFDQNRLDRKINKDKEKSKEEVNDKRYLRCPAAMTVMHLRKFLRSKMDIPNTFQIDVMYEEEPLKDYYTLMDIAYIYTWRRNGPLPLKYRVRPTCKRMKISHQRDGLNNSGELESDSGSDKANSPAGVTSNLAIKEGLEVAFMWTLIAMKDCSCKEMISEEAGKIFFSVLGKM from the exons ATGCATCGAACAACCAGAATCAAAATCACAGAGCTAAACCCTCATTTAATGTGTGTGCTTTGTGGAGGATACTTCATTGATGCCACCACGATTATAGAATGTCTACATTCCT TCTGTAAAACATGTATTGTACGTTACCTGGAGACCAGCAAGTATTGTCCCATCTGCGATGTCCAAGTTCACAAAACCAGGCCACTTCTGAATATAAG gTCAGATAAAACTCTTCAAGATATTGTATACAAATTAGTTCCAGGCCTTTTTAAAA atgaaatgaaaagaagaagGGATTTTTATGCTGCTCATCCTTCAGCTGACG CTGCCAATGGCTCTAATGAAGACAGGGGAGAAGTTGCAGATGAAGATAAAAGAATTATCACTGATGATGAGATAATAAGCTTATCCATTGAATTCTTTGACCAGAACAG ATTGGATCGGAAAATAAACAAGGATAAAGAGAAATCCAAGGAGGAG GTGAATGATAAAAGATATTTACGCTGCCCAGCAGCAATGACAGTGATGCATCTAAGAAAGTTTctgagaagtaaaatggatataCCTAATACTTTCCAG ATTGATGTAATGTATGAAGAGGAACCTTTAAAGGATTATTATACACTAATGGATATTGCCTACATTTACACCTGGAGAAGG AATGGACCTCTTCCTTTGAAATACAGAGTTCGCCCTACTTGTAAAAGAATGAAGATCAGCCACCAGAGAGATGGTTTAAATAATAGTGGAGAATTGGAAAGTGACTCTGGGAGTGATAAGGCCAACAGCCCAGCAGGAG TGACATCGAATTTGGCTATAAAAGAGGGACTAGAAGTGGCATTCATGTGGACGTTAATTGCAATGAAAGATTGTTCC
- the BMI1 gene encoding polycomb complex protein BMI-1 isoform X1: protein MHRTTRIKITELNPHLMCVLCGGYFIDATTIIECLHSFCKTCIVRYLETSKYCPICDVQVHKTRPLLNIRSDKTLQDIVYKLVPGLFKNEMKRRRDFYAAHPSADAANGSNEDRGEVADEDKRIITDDEIISLSIEFFDQNRLDRKINKDKEKSKEEVNDKRYLRCPAAMTVMHLRKFLRSKMDIPNTFQIDVMYEEEPLKDYYTLMDIAYIYTWRRNGPLPLKYRVRPTCKRMKISHQRDGLNNSGELESDSGSDKANSPAGGIPSTSSCLPSPSTPVQSPHPQFPHISSTMNGTSGSPSSNHQSSFANRPRKASVNGSSATSSG, encoded by the exons ATGCATCGAACAACCAGAATCAAAATCACAGAGCTAAACCCTCATTTAATGTGTGTGCTTTGTGGAGGATACTTCATTGATGCCACCACGATTATAGAATGTCTACATTCCT TCTGTAAAACATGTATTGTACGTTACCTGGAGACCAGCAAGTATTGTCCCATCTGCGATGTCCAAGTTCACAAAACCAGGCCACTTCTGAATATAAG gTCAGATAAAACTCTTCAAGATATTGTATACAAATTAGTTCCAGGCCTTTTTAAAA atgaaatgaaaagaagaagGGATTTTTATGCTGCTCATCCTTCAGCTGACG CTGCCAATGGCTCTAATGAAGACAGGGGAGAAGTTGCAGATGAAGATAAAAGAATTATCACTGATGATGAGATAATAAGCTTATCCATTGAATTCTTTGACCAGAACAG ATTGGATCGGAAAATAAACAAGGATAAAGAGAAATCCAAGGAGGAG GTGAATGATAAAAGATATTTACGCTGCCCAGCAGCAATGACAGTGATGCATCTAAGAAAGTTTctgagaagtaaaatggatataCCTAATACTTTCCAG ATTGATGTAATGTATGAAGAGGAACCTTTAAAGGATTATTATACACTAATGGATATTGCCTACATTTACACCTGGAGAAGG AATGGACCTCTTCCTTTGAAATACAGAGTTCGCCCTACTTGTAAAAGAATGAAGATCAGCCACCAGAGAGATGGTTTAAATAATAGTGGAGAATTGGAAAGTGACTCTGGGAGTGATAAGGCCAACAGCCCAGCAGGAGGTATTCCCTCCACCTCTTCGTGTTTGCCTAGTCCCAGTACCCCAGTTCAGTCTCCTCaccctcagtttccacatatctCCAGTACTATGAACGGAACCAGCGGCAGTCCTAGCAGTAACCACCAATCTTCCTTTGCCAACAGACCTCGGAAAGCATCAGTAAATGGCTCTTCAGCAACTTCATCTGGTTGA
- the COMMD3 gene encoding COMM domain-containing protein 3: MRKGKQRCEDQLHSIKDTQRNSNIGGSNEFRSFLKLVSFVRSGEYATEKTLEQPFSLANFEAKPEIAEMRTHPGTMMHLDMTLDYIVLYKTAFNLSLLFPETKGHTRAVSSPTEPLAPAPTGWASVDRLSSWAAYPSPWRNSGRPHDHPRGSSGSGPRGTPTLAREAGTASGAAAAVVAAAAARAVLTASRVERPPPPPSSASAAAAAAARAARGRDQLSRRRVSRGVRVEGHSALTMELSEYVQRGCQMLADPGCFDLAAFALLLRAAFRNLLETRADEAVLDHPDLKHIDPMVLKHSHAAIATCILEAGKQKADKSTLSTCLEDCKFDRERIELFCTEYQKNKDSLEILLGRIGRCPLLITDVSWRLEYQIKTNQLHKLYRPSYLVTLNVENEDSRSHPDISFNCTMEQLQDLVGKLKDAAKSLERAAQM; encoded by the exons ATCTTTTCTTAAACTTGTGAGCTTTGTGAGGTCAGGAGAATATGCCACTGAGAAGACCCTGGAACAGCCATTCAGCCTAGCAAACTTTGAGGCCAAGCCAGAGATAGCAGAGATGAGAACCCATCCAGGAACAATGATGCATTTGGATATGACCTTGGACTACATTGTTTTGTATAAAACTGCATTCAATCTGAGTCTACTCTTCCCAGAAACCAAG GGCCATACGAGAGCCGTATCGTCGCCGACCGAGCCCCTAGCCCCGGCTCCTACTGGCTGGGCCAGCGTGGACCGGCTCAGCAGCTGGGCTGCTTATCCGAGCCCGTGGCGGAACTCGGGACGTCCGCACGATCACCCTCGGGGAAGTTCGGGATCCGGCCCGCGGGGCACCCCAACCCTAGCTCGCGAGGCCGGCACAGCCTCGGGGGCGGCAGCAGCTGTAGTGGCTGCTGCGGCTGCTCGGGCTGTACTCACAGCCTCTCGGGTCGAGCGGCCGCCTCCTCCACCTTCTTCAGCttcagccgccgccgccgccgccgctcgaGCGGCTCGTGGGCGGGATCAGCTGAGCCGCCGGCGCGTGTCACGTGGTGTGCGTGTCGAAGGTCACTCGGCGCTCACAATGGAGCTCTCGGAGTATGTGCAGAGAGGCTGCCAGATGCTGGCCGATCCCGGCTGCTTCGACCTCGCCGCCTTCGCACTTCTCCTCCGGGCGGCCTTTCGGAACCTGCTGGAAACCCGGGCTGATGAGGCCGTGCTAG atCATCCAGACTTGAAACATATTGATCCTATGGTATTAAAACATAGTCATGCAGCAATTGCAACTTGTATACTGGAGgcaggaaagcagaaagctgaCAAGTCAACTCTGAG CACATGTCTAGAAGACTGTAAATTtgacagagagagaatagaacTCTTTTGCACAGAATATCAG aaaaataaggaTTCTCTGGAAATTCTACTGGGAAG AATTGGCAGATGTCCTCTTCTTATAACTGATGTTTCCTGGCGGTTGGAATATCAGATTAAG ACCAATCAACTTCACAAACTGTATCGACCATCATATTTGGTGACCTTAAATGTTGAG aATGAGGACTCTAGATCCCATCCAGACATTAGTTTTAATTGTACTATGGAGCAATTACAG GACTTAGTGGGAAAACTTAAAGATGCCGCCAAAAGCCTGGAAAGAGCAGCTCAGATGTGA